From a region of the Roseivirga sp. 4D4 genome:
- a CDS encoding ABC transporter permease: MLRTNFKIAVRKLLNKREFTLINVLGLSVGLTTSLLIFLWVNDEINFDKFHKGSDRVYGVWAHDYRDNGDIATESRQNGLIKNVMDSDFPEVERSTRVDSREHQLAVGDRKFKQLGIMVDEEFFQMFNFPFIEGELEENSLATYGDVILTESMAIKLFDKTNVVGELIKIDNTRDGIIRGVVKDPPKNSQFQFDFVLSIENWTKRNSWIMRWGNSGIFTFIQLKENASPLALETKIEDLIRKNQEGNTKSLFLKSFDDIYLRSSYEGGEEAGGRIEYVRLFTLIGIFIVFIACINFINLSVADAFKRAKEVGVRKVSGANRLILIKQFLTESSLIVVLSVVIAVIFIEIALGPFNTLTGKEVSLNWLDTNLLGLVGGLGIFTVLVSGLYPALVLSSFNVVKALKGKVDAKGTSRAGGYFRKGLVVFQFVIAGFLIFATLIINGQVEYIFENQRNVDKEGVIMLQNDGALLERYESFRSELLKDPSIQSVTVVGHAPVNVEASTGDFDWEGKDPLRDKTSFNVLFTEQDFVPTMNLKIVAGRNFSREIESDVSTVLVNEATVRGMNVENPVGMAVKFWDNDVKIIGVVEDFHTGSVYDEIEPLIILNYAENSDYVTIKAARGQEQRAVEVLKEKYEAFMPGYLFDYKFLSEEHEAMYKSELLIKDLAKVFGLIAIVISCLGLYGLTSINAQRGVKEIGVRKVLGASVWQILLGFSRQSLSLPVLALVLMVPLAYYTMDSWLQDFQYHIDIMPSSLAGVVVASLLIAWLTVSIIAYKAAKTNPVNSLRNE, translated from the coding sequence ATGCTCAGAACTAACTTCAAAATCGCTGTAAGAAAACTCTTAAATAAGAGAGAGTTTACCTTGATCAATGTACTTGGCCTATCTGTAGGGCTGACTACAAGTTTATTGATTTTTCTATGGGTCAATGACGAGATCAATTTTGACAAATTTCATAAGGGTTCAGACAGAGTCTATGGTGTTTGGGCACATGATTATCGGGACAATGGAGACATAGCAACGGAAAGTCGACAAAACGGTCTTATCAAGAATGTGATGGATAGCGACTTTCCAGAAGTAGAGCGATCCACAAGGGTAGATAGCCGAGAGCACCAACTAGCCGTTGGCGATCGCAAATTCAAGCAATTGGGGATTATGGTCGATGAAGAGTTCTTCCAGATGTTCAACTTTCCATTTATCGAGGGGGAGTTAGAAGAGAATAGCTTGGCTACTTATGGTGATGTGATTTTGACTGAGAGCATGGCCATCAAACTGTTTGACAAAACGAATGTGGTAGGTGAGTTGATTAAAATTGATAATACCCGAGACGGAATTATACGCGGAGTAGTAAAGGATCCACCAAAGAACAGTCAGTTTCAATTTGACTTTGTCCTGTCGATTGAAAACTGGACGAAAAGAAATAGTTGGATCATGCGGTGGGGCAATTCTGGAATCTTCACCTTCATTCAATTAAAAGAAAATGCATCTCCATTGGCTTTGGAGACAAAGATTGAAGACTTAATTCGCAAGAACCAAGAAGGAAATACAAAGTCGCTTTTCTTAAAATCATTCGATGATATCTATTTGAGAAGCAGCTATGAAGGAGGTGAGGAAGCAGGTGGAAGAATAGAGTACGTAAGACTGTTTACCCTAATAGGTATATTCATCGTATTCATAGCCTGCATCAATTTCATCAATCTATCGGTTGCTGATGCTTTCAAGAGGGCAAAGGAGGTAGGTGTCAGAAAAGTCTCAGGAGCTAATCGCTTGATACTAATCAAACAGTTCTTAACCGAATCCAGCCTGATTGTGGTTTTGTCTGTGGTCATAGCTGTCATTTTTATCGAGATCGCTTTAGGCCCTTTTAATACGCTGACTGGAAAAGAAGTAAGCCTTAACTGGCTGGATACCAATTTACTGGGCTTGGTGGGAGGTTTGGGAATATTCACTGTCCTAGTTTCCGGACTCTACCCAGCCCTCGTGCTATCGAGTTTTAATGTGGTAAAGGCACTCAAGGGAAAAGTAGATGCCAAAGGAACATCTAGAGCAGGAGGCTACTTTAGGAAGGGCTTAGTAGTTTTTCAATTCGTTATTGCCGGTTTTCTAATCTTTGCCACACTCATTATTAATGGTCAGGTAGAGTACATCTTCGAAAATCAAAGAAATGTAGACAAGGAGGGAGTCATTATGCTTCAAAATGATGGTGCCTTGCTGGAGAGATATGAGAGTTTTCGTTCTGAATTACTGAAAGACCCAAGCATACAGTCTGTAACTGTCGTTGGACACGCACCGGTGAATGTAGAGGCCAGCACAGGGGACTTCGATTGGGAAGGGAAAGATCCATTAAGAGATAAAACGAGCTTTAATGTACTCTTCACCGAACAGGACTTTGTTCCGACAATGAACCTCAAGATAGTGGCAGGCCGAAACTTCTCAAGGGAGATTGAATCAGATGTCTCTACGGTATTAGTAAATGAAGCCACTGTCAGAGGAATGAATGTCGAGAACCCTGTGGGTATGGCTGTTAAGTTTTGGGACAATGATGTAAAGATTATTGGGGTAGTCGAAGATTTCCATACCGGTTCTGTTTACGATGAGATCGAACCTCTGATCATTTTGAATTATGCTGAGAATAGTGATTATGTGACTATAAAAGCAGCTAGAGGTCAGGAGCAACGTGCTGTAGAGGTGCTGAAGGAAAAATACGAAGCCTTTATGCCAGGTTATCTCTTCGATTATAAATTCTTATCGGAAGAGCATGAGGCTATGTATAAAAGCGAGCTTTTAATTAAAGACCTAGCCAAAGTGTTCGGTCTAATCGCGATTGTTATCTCTTGTTTAGGGCTTTATGGCCTTACTTCTATTAATGCGCAAAGAGGGGTTAAGGAAATTGGTGTTAGAAAGGTGCTTGGAGCCAGTGTTTGGCAGATTCTGTTGGGCTTTTCAAGGCAGTCTCTATCACTTCCTGTACTCGCCTTGGTGCTCATGGTTCCACTGGCCTATTATACCATGGATTCTTGGTTACAAGACTTTCAGTATCACATTGATATTATGCCATCGAGTCTGGCAGGGGTAGTGGTCGCTTCTTTACTCATAGCTTGGTTAACCGTTTCGATTATAGCCTATAAGGCGGCAAAGACAAATCCTGTAAACTCTCTCAGAAATGAATAA
- a CDS encoding FtsX-like permease family protein: protein MNKYLKSAYRNLIKRKLFSFVNITSLTFGLVCALFIGTYVIYEFSYDKEIDDVERTYRVNSVWKESQVGVIVQTAIKPYMDKNMGQVEMSTRVQRTGPFVFKVGDVIIRERNGYYADPEVFDVLDIDLALGSREEALKGVQTIVISEKFAQKYFGDQNPLGKQIQTDEDIDGKPMRLTVAAVFKDVPANRHFRPDYLISIDIIRGFQSRPIDQEWGNSNCFTYLKLLPDVTEDQINSQISNIVVENSEYDMTGYALRLQAVSDIHMQDFVAFGDIPGQVSKRNMLILAGIGFLIVLLVCINFFNMSTARSLERAKEIGVRKSIGASRSNVMVQFMTESALQVTVGMVLSIILFEVLGDLLTEFTGLRFNTGTMVESLGYLNFSLFILSLWVVLVIGSGFYPSLVISKFKPVDSLKGKVNIGRSSVSLRKVLLVLQFTITLTIGVVAVVVYSQVKYMQAKDPGFERDAVVSVDLFDDGIKSTFVEALNKNPLIEAVTFTDSDVIRIFNSSKGYSWEGKSEEDDITIYHMSIDDNFVTSMNISVVEGRNFDFELSTDKDAVILNQAAAKLMGIESLEGSPMVTRGRGENEKQLNVIGIVKNFQTGTLREKDKPMLMYQNPNRLFRAYIKLSENRRADAIAGIESVWNSLVSDQPFEYQSLAEGYNRILAKDKASGNTLLFFTVVSVAISFFGLFGMTSLNIQSRMKELGIRKILGAHYRDIFAAVSRQFQYTMLTALVLGVPLAWYLGSEWLNGFAHRINVTAIIPLIVVLGMTFIGLVTIYFCTQKFTRINPVQTLREQ, encoded by the coding sequence ATGAATAAGTATCTCAAAAGTGCCTATCGTAACCTGATCAAAAGAAAGCTGTTTTCTTTCGTAAATATCACCAGTCTGACTTTTGGCTTAGTATGTGCCTTGTTTATCGGCACCTATGTCATTTATGAATTTAGCTATGATAAAGAGATAGATGATGTTGAAAGAACATATCGTGTGAATAGTGTCTGGAAAGAGAGTCAGGTAGGTGTAATAGTCCAAACAGCTATCAAACCTTACATGGATAAAAACATGGGGCAGGTAGAGATGTCTACCCGTGTGCAGCGTACAGGTCCCTTTGTTTTTAAGGTTGGAGATGTCATCATCCGTGAAAGAAACGGTTACTATGCAGACCCCGAAGTTTTCGATGTCCTTGACATCGACTTAGCCCTAGGCTCAAGAGAAGAAGCCCTAAAAGGAGTACAAACAATAGTCATTTCCGAAAAATTCGCTCAAAAATACTTTGGTGATCAAAACCCTCTGGGCAAACAAATTCAAACTGATGAAGACATTGACGGAAAACCAATGCGGCTTACAGTAGCGGCAGTGTTCAAAGATGTTCCTGCTAATAGACATTTCAGGCCCGACTATCTCATCAGTATTGATATTATCAGAGGCTTTCAAAGCAGACCGATAGATCAGGAATGGGGTAATTCTAATTGCTTCACATACCTCAAACTTCTTCCAGACGTCACTGAGGATCAAATCAATAGTCAAATTTCCAACATAGTTGTTGAGAATAGTGAGTATGATATGACGGGTTATGCCTTGCGTCTACAGGCAGTAAGTGACATACATATGCAGGATTTCGTAGCCTTCGGAGATATTCCAGGTCAAGTTAGTAAGCGAAACATGTTGATTTTGGCTGGAATAGGCTTCCTAATCGTGCTTTTGGTCTGCATTAATTTCTTCAATATGTCCACAGCCAGATCGTTGGAGCGGGCAAAAGAGATAGGGGTTCGAAAATCTATTGGTGCAAGTCGTTCCAATGTTATGGTCCAGTTTATGACAGAGTCGGCCTTACAGGTTACCGTAGGGATGGTTTTGAGTATTATCCTGTTCGAAGTTCTAGGAGACCTACTAACTGAATTTACCGGCCTTCGCTTCAATACAGGCACCATGGTCGAATCGCTAGGCTATCTGAATTTTAGCCTTTTCATTCTATCGTTATGGGTGGTTCTGGTGATTGGCTCTGGCTTTTATCCATCTCTCGTGATTTCCAAATTCAAACCCGTAGACTCCTTGAAGGGCAAAGTGAATATAGGTCGATCAAGTGTAAGCTTACGAAAAGTACTCTTGGTATTGCAGTTTACCATCACTTTGACCATTGGGGTGGTAGCAGTGGTAGTGTACAGCCAAGTGAAGTATATGCAGGCCAAAGATCCTGGTTTTGAAAGGGATGCGGTGGTTTCGGTCGACTTATTCGATGACGGTATAAAATCAACTTTCGTTGAGGCCTTAAACAAAAACCCTCTGATTGAAGCTGTAACCTTCACCGATAGTGATGTGATCAGAATATTTAACTCTAGTAAAGGCTATAGTTGGGAAGGAAAATCGGAAGAAGATGACATTACAATCTATCACATGAGTATTGATGACAACTTTGTCACCTCAATGAATATATCGGTCGTTGAAGGACGTAATTTCGATTTTGAATTAAGCACAGACAAGGATGCAGTGATACTTAATCAAGCAGCTGCCAAGCTAATGGGGATTGAATCTTTGGAAGGTTCACCAATGGTCACTAGGGGTAGAGGAGAGAATGAAAAGCAGCTTAATGTTATTGGTATTGTAAAGAACTTTCAGACGGGTACACTGAGAGAGAAAGACAAGCCAATGTTAATGTACCAAAACCCAAACAGGCTTTTCAGAGCTTATATCAAACTATCTGAGAACAGAAGAGCAGATGCCATTGCCGGTATTGAAAGTGTCTGGAATTCGCTAGTGTCCGATCAGCCATTCGAGTACCAATCACTCGCTGAGGGATATAACAGGATTTTGGCCAAGGATAAAGCCTCAGGTAATACGCTGCTGTTTTTCACTGTTGTAAGCGTTGCCATATCATTTTTCGGTCTATTTGGTATGACAAGCCTCAACATTCAGTCCAGAATGAAAGAACTAGGTATTCGAAAAATACTTGGGGCCCATTATAGAGACATTTTTGCAGCTGTTTCGAGGCAATTTCAATATACCATGTTGACGGCCCTAGTTTTGGGAGTACCGCTGGCATGGTACCTTGGTAGTGAGTGGTTGAATGGTTTTGCCCATAGAATTAATGTCACTGCCATTATTCCATTAATTGTGGTGTTGGGAATGACATTCATTGGACTAGTTACCATTTACTTCTGCACTCAAAAGTTTACGAGAATCAATCCAGTTCAAACCTTAAGAGAACAATAG
- a CDS encoding ABC transporter permease → MLGIYFKTAIRNLVKRRFITLINLTGLSISLALFVMIGLYIQFETGFDSFHAKKDSIYLLTKSLKSSSGTSLLGEVNYPEGPLIAEDFPQVKQAVRLYKSDNSLTRSGDQIFMENDFIFADENFLEVFDFELLSGSAEGFQNQLDNTLITEETALKYFGTIDAIGKVITVTEQYWNVTNDFEVSGILKNLPSNSHIQLDFLAPMKAFEALTGFQKGQTPVWYWGWNAFMVYLELNEQESKTSFEDRLDEFRASRYPEEIRDVSDLSLTPLKDVYLRTDIANGFEVVGNPSGIKVLSGIALFILIIACINFINLTTARSSLYAKEVGVKKVLGAKRIQLFTQFITESILLTLASVVLAIVLVESLGPLFESAVGKPLSFNLLSMNSLGKLALVTLGIGLLAGVYPALVLSGFKPLVALRGEQAQAKGRFSLRKVLVVFQFTVSILLVLGSIVIYKQLMFVSKKDLGFDQEQLMYMEMPSGVTTANLQKYGLMQNRLRNLEGIEGVTSTEQRPGVFVNNSFIVPEGKTLEDQIRMPLMFVDHHFFKTFDIELLEGEIGTYQSGAPVRYFVNQSAIKAFGWDPNDVIGRQMDKPTSTGTKYGGLVQGIIPDFNFESLYNPISPLIVGIYPNALASGRWNIFLKTNTKDYEGLTENVKEVFSEFYPDRPFNISFLDQSIRQQYAAQTNLLKILPVLTGFALFIACLGLFGLASFVVERRTKEVGIRKVLGASVQRIVVLISSDFIQLLAIANLVAWPLAYIYLKSWLTDFSYRIGLNWTFFLASGLIVMIIALLTVGSKVAKGARSNPVDSLRCE, encoded by the coding sequence ATGTTAGGGATTTATTTCAAAACAGCCATTAGAAATCTGGTAAAGAGAAGGTTCATTACACTCATCAATTTGACCGGGTTATCTATCAGTCTCGCCTTGTTTGTGATGATAGGCCTATACATTCAATTCGAAACTGGATTTGATTCATTTCATGCGAAGAAGGATAGTATCTATCTGTTAACCAAGTCGTTAAAGAGTTCTTCAGGTACTTCGTTATTGGGTGAGGTGAATTACCCAGAGGGGCCGCTCATAGCCGAAGACTTTCCTCAGGTGAAGCAGGCGGTGAGGCTATATAAGTCAGACAACTCGCTGACAAGAAGTGGTGATCAAATCTTTATGGAAAATGACTTCATCTTTGCTGATGAGAATTTCCTTGAAGTTTTTGATTTTGAATTACTGTCTGGTTCAGCCGAAGGCTTTCAAAATCAATTAGATAATACCTTGATCACTGAGGAAACGGCATTGAAGTACTTTGGTACCATAGATGCAATCGGAAAAGTGATCACCGTTACTGAGCAATATTGGAATGTGACGAATGATTTTGAGGTATCGGGCATTCTGAAAAACCTCCCTTCCAATTCACATATTCAGCTTGATTTTCTAGCACCCATGAAAGCCTTTGAAGCCTTAACGGGTTTTCAGAAAGGACAAACCCCTGTTTGGTATTGGGGTTGGAATGCCTTTATGGTCTATCTGGAACTCAATGAACAAGAGTCGAAGACATCTTTTGAAGATCGCCTGGACGAATTTAGAGCTAGTCGATACCCTGAAGAGATTCGTGACGTCTCCGACCTGAGTCTGACTCCTCTTAAGGATGTATATCTAAGAACAGACATTGCCAATGGCTTTGAAGTAGTCGGAAATCCATCTGGGATCAAGGTACTATCTGGCATTGCCCTCTTTATTTTGATCATTGCTTGCATCAACTTCATTAATCTAACTACGGCCAGATCTTCACTTTACGCCAAAGAAGTAGGCGTTAAGAAGGTTTTAGGCGCTAAGAGAATACAGCTTTTTACTCAATTTATTACAGAGTCAATTTTGCTGACACTCGCTTCAGTGGTTTTAGCAATAGTCCTGGTAGAGTCCCTCGGGCCGCTTTTTGAAAGTGCCGTTGGAAAACCATTGTCGTTCAATTTATTGTCTATGAACAGTCTAGGCAAGCTTGCTTTGGTGACGCTCGGTATAGGTCTTTTGGCAGGAGTTTATCCAGCCTTGGTTCTATCGGGGTTCAAACCTCTAGTAGCCTTAAGGGGAGAGCAGGCACAGGCAAAGGGTAGGTTTTCGCTAAGAAAAGTGTTGGTGGTCTTTCAGTTCACCGTCTCAATTTTACTCGTCTTGGGTTCTATCGTCATTTACAAACAGTTGATGTTTGTCTCGAAAAAGGACTTGGGTTTTGATCAGGAACAACTGATGTACATGGAAATGCCATCAGGTGTTACCACCGCAAACCTCCAGAAGTATGGGCTTATGCAAAACAGATTGAGGAACCTGGAAGGCATTGAAGGGGTGACTTCGACAGAACAGAGACCTGGTGTATTTGTAAACAATTCGTTCATTGTCCCTGAAGGAAAGACCTTAGAGGATCAAATTAGAATGCCATTGATGTTTGTTGATCATCATTTCTTCAAAACATTTGATATAGAGCTGTTAGAAGGAGAGATTGGTACTTATCAAAGTGGTGCCCCCGTCCGATATTTTGTAAATCAGAGCGCCATTAAGGCCTTTGGTTGGGATCCCAACGATGTAATAGGTAGGCAGATGGACAAACCAACAAGTACAGGTACCAAATATGGTGGATTGGTTCAGGGCATTATTCCTGATTTCAACTTTGAATCGCTTTATAACCCAATCTCCCCACTAATCGTTGGGATTTATCCGAACGCTTTGGCCTCAGGTCGTTGGAATATCTTCCTCAAAACCAATACGAAGGACTACGAGGGGTTAACCGAGAATGTGAAAGAGGTTTTCAGTGAGTTTTATCCAGACAGGCCATTCAATATATCATTCCTGGATCAATCCATTCGTCAACAATATGCGGCACAAACTAATTTGCTAAAGATTTTGCCAGTACTGACAGGTTTCGCACTGTTTATCGCCTGTCTTGGATTATTTGGGCTAGCATCATTTGTTGTAGAGCGCAGAACCAAAGAGGTTGGAATCAGAAAAGTACTTGGTGCTTCCGTTCAGCGCATCGTGGTATTGATCTCAAGTGATTTCATTCAACTGCTTGCAATCGCCAATCTGGTCGCATGGCCACTGGCCTATATCTATTTGAAGTCGTGGCTTACCGATTTTAGTTATCGAATAGGCTTGAATTGGACATTCTTTCTCGCCTCGGGCCTTATCGTGATGATCATCGCACTATTGACGGTAGGTTCGAAGGTGGCTAAGGGAGCCAGATCTAATCCTGTTGATTCATTACGTTGTGAATAA